The following proteins come from a genomic window of Bactrocera tryoni isolate S06 chromosome 1, CSIRO_BtryS06_freeze2, whole genome shotgun sequence:
- the LOC120767092 gene encoding E3 ubiquitin-protein ligase RNF181 homolog: protein MADYFEDMGHEPTGAEGPNDFAKHYKRLQVLAIMNGIDMEIEVPEASKRAIAALPEHVIVEADVKQELECAVCKQPAEIDEKYKVLPCKHEFHEECVLLWLKKANSCPMCRYELETDDPVYEELREFRQDESNRRERQNYMMDSMFS from the exons ATGGCCGATTACTTCGAGGATATGGGACATGAACCCACTGGAGCCGAGGGTCCTAATGATTTTGCCAAACACTACAAGCGCCTACAAGTTTTGGCCATTATGAACGGCATTGATATGGAAATCGAGGTGCCCGAGGCATCTAAGCGCGCTATCGCTGCGTTGCCTGAGCATGTGATTGTCGAGGCAGATGTGAAGCAAGAGCTGGAATGTGCTGTTTGCAAGCAGCCGGCGGAGATCGATGagaaatataaagttttgccgtGCAAGCATGAGTTTCACGAAGAATGTGTGCTGCTGTGGTTGAAAAAG GCAAACTCGTGCCCAATGTGCCGCTATGAGTTGGAAACAGATGACCCAGTGTACGAGGAGTTGCGCGAATTTCGCCAAGACGAGTCGAACCGTCGCGAACGTCAAAATTATATGATGGATTCGATGTTTTCTTGa